AACAGATACGTTTAATACTCGTTCACGTATCTTATCAGATTACGATATaagcgttacgatcacgtatgtcataatacgaaatacagGCTTTTACGATGTACCGATTCGACCCCAGTTTAGGCTATGTCTACTTGTTCaccaaagttatgactgccgaGATGTCTCaacctcagtcttgcaaaagctGGACAATGAGGAGAATGTTAGTGGATGTTTTGTTTATTTcgttatgaaaaataaattaatatttacttatgtataaataaagtCACATTCAATTGAGTGTATGAATTCCCCTGAAGTGATGAAAGTGCTTGTGTAAATGAGGCAATGTAGATAGATAGATACGTAACACATTACTTCATTTGAATATATGATACACATTTTGGTCTATGATAAAGAGCATATTTATCCTGGCTTCCCTAAGTCCCCTAACACACTAAATATTTGCCTTATTATTCGTACAAGAAGACAGGCAGACGGTGTCATAAAAGATCGGCCAGTTGGAAACGACTTTCGAATCTTAGTCTTTGCTTGTCTTAAATTGCTTAAATAAcatttaagtatatgtatatgtatacagatgtgatgtatacgtatgtaaatttgcttataaaatgGATATTTCCCAAGTGTTACAATTATGCTTTAAGCTGACAGTTAAACTATGCTTTTCATTTGCTTTCGCCATGGCTCAACTTTTCTCAATCATATGCATACacgtaatttgtattttttgttcatcATCAGAACCCGCCATAACCATTTATATCGGAGGGTTTCAGTCGATCAAACATCGATAACGGATGTGTTGCATGAGGATGATGACCGGGGTGATGAGTATGATaaacggcagcagcagcagcggctgcAGCAGCAGCTGCCGCAGCGGCGGTTACCGCACCGGGTGGTGGTGGTGCGCTCGCTTCCGGGGACTGTGTATGATGAGAATGTATTGCTGTTGGATAATTACTTTGGGCTGCAGCTACTGCAGCAACAGCTACTTGACTTCCATAACCGTAGGGATAATTGGGACTGGGTAAATGGATAGGAGCATTTTGTGGGGCACCGGTAACGGTCGTACAGTAAGGATTGCCGTAATCGTTATTAGTACTGTGTTGCGCTGTTGCACCGTATGGTGAatggtgatgatgatggtgTGCCGGGTGATGTGTCAAGTGGTGATGATGATGTGTCGGTGCTGGAGCATACATTGAATTAACACCTGCCATATGCGGGGGCAAATGTGCATGTGAATACATTTGTTGATGCGCAACATGGTGGTGCGCTGCGTGATGAGCCGCCACTGCAGCGGCGGTGCTGGGTGATGTCTGTAAATGATTGGTGGGTGAATTCACAGCGGCAGCAGCTAAGGCAGCCGCGGCAATAAAGTTTGTATGGTGATATACATTGCTTGCGGCAGCTGCCGATGTTGTTGTCGACAATGAAGCATAATTGTTGTGGCTGCTACAACTATTACTGGGCGTAACAGATGAGGCGACTAAATTGCTTACTGAAAAGTTATTAGAACTCATATTGTGTATATTCGTGGTTGTTACGTTATTATACAGGCTGGTTGGTGCTGTTGAAGTATTGATAGTCACACCGCTTGTTGGTGTACATGCGTTTGCAGAGTCTTCAACCAAACTATTGTCGGCTGGACTATTTGTATGGCTAGCTGAGCTTGTCATTGGCGTTGAAGATAATAAAACATCTGATATTAGGGGCGTGCTTACTGAATTTCCGTAAGGTTGATGTAACGaaacttgctgttgttgtgtctGATGATGGTGGGGAGACATCATTATTGGTGATGAAGCAGCTGAGGAGTTAAGTCGAGGAATACTATAATTGCGCGGAGAATTCGCGCTATATAAACCATTAACTGGGAGCGGGGTGTTGCTTCCGTTGCTATTGTTACCCGCTATTGTATCAATCGTATCGGATACAGCAGGAATCGCATTTATTGTGCTGTTTGGTGTGCAATAAGTATCGGTATGTATGTCAACCGCTGTATCAATTGCAATCAAGTGTGGTTGTCGCTGATGcatatgctgttgttgttgctgtaaacTCTGTAAACTACTCTCAACTGTTGCATTTACTCCGCTATTTTCTATCGCTGGTGGTATGGGTACTAAGTTATTATCTGACAGTGAAGGAATTTGATCGACTAGTGACTCCAGGCCAGTGAGGCTTTTGCTGGTCACATCTATAGGTGAACGTGAGTGATGATGCGATATATGACTGTGCTGATGCTCAGTActattttgctgttgttgctgattaGGGAGCTGCATATGATGTTGTCTTTGCTGCTGCTGGTGATGTAAATGTGCTGATGTGACGCTATAATTACCACCAACGATATCATCGTAGCGGTGCTGTCGCAACCATTGTGCATGCATAGGCGTTGTTGATTGTTCCCGGTGGGGGTGTACTGAATGCTGTAGTTGCTGCATATGATGcaactgctgttgctgttgctcaaaattcaaaatctgttcttgttgttgtatttgttctGGTTGGTGATGAGTATATTGTGCTGACAATGAAATGGCTGAGTGCGGTGACATCCATTGCTGATAGTGATCGTTCGCTTGATGTTCAGACAATGACTCGTTTACCGGACTAGCATATGGAGTGCCCTGTTGCaactgttgatgttgttgtataCGTGATTCCATTTCAGTTGGCCGCCTTTGACGTATTTCTGTGCCGTGTTCAATTGAAAGAGCCCCACCTCCTGCTGGCGGTTCAAAGTCCactgtacatatatttggtGAGCTTGGAGGTGGAGACTCACCCAATTGTGTTTCGTGAGAGGCAGTTATAGATGCTTGTATAGTTGCGTTGACTGGCATTTCATTTACAAGATCATTTGAAGTTATTGCGTGAGGCGTAGATACATTTGATCCATCATGGAGTTCCGAGCCATTCGAGTTTATGGCAGCAATATGTTTACTGCTGTAAtagctattgctgttgttgccgctaGTATCCCTTTGAGTTGCTGCTAAGTTCGTGGGACTTTCGATGATGTTACTGACATTCTCATGCAATTTATCGCAATGCTGTTGATGTGTGGGCGATGTAGATTGCGTTGATGTCGGCGGTGTTATACCAGCATATGAGCTATTCAGTGCTGGTGATCTCATTGGCGAACTTGACGTGTACATTTGTTGCGtcgactgttgttgttgctgctttggcATTTCCTTATTGCTATAAATTGCATTTACGTGCTGATGCATGCGTTTAGAAAAACTATTATCCATGCCGCTAAGTGACGGAATTGGCATTGCATGTGGCTCTCCTTGTATTAATGTATTTTGATTTTGCTGTGCTTCATTTGTTGGTTTCACTTTCTTTGGTCTGCCGCGCTTCTTCTTTGGCGTCTCACAGTTACCGTTGACTATACCGACACCGGCACTTCCCAAAAAGGCATCGTTGCTACATTGACCAGGTACGCCACCACCCATCATTGACAAATTCAATATGTTTGCGTTGGACATCTGTCCCAAAATTGGCATGCGATTACGAGCAACCTTATCAATCGAATCCACGTCTTTAATCTTTTTTGGACGCCCCCGCTTTTTTTTTTCCGGTGGCGGTTGTACGTAACTTCCAGTTATCATGTAGTTTTCATTTCGTTGCTGCATACTGGAACCTATAACTGAAGTGCCTGGCGGTAGGGATGGCGGTGGCCCAGGGCCAGGGGTATGAGCAGCAATATTGTGGCCACGTTCATTCTCATTTGTCGTATATACGTAGGTAGATTCTGTACAACTCCCTTGAAATCTAGGAAATTTTTCCTGCTCCTGGTGGATAGAACAACTCTCATTCGGCACAGTATTACTATCTCTGCTGATACCTGCACCATTATTCATAACGGCGCCACTGCCGTCGCTAGTGTTAGGGCAACCACCACAATTGGCAGCATCGACACAAAGTCCACTGATGTCATTGCCATCGTTGCCCATCTCACCGGCACCGGCTCCAGGATGTTGCGACGACGCACCTGTTTCAACGTCGTTCATTGGCTGTATTGGCATACTTTTGTATGCAATACCCATACCGTCTGTTGCATTAAGTATACCCGCACCACTATGAGCTCCACATAAAACCTCTACTGCTGAAGTAATAGTAACAGAATTCTTCTCATTATCTTGCTCACAAACctgcttaattttttgttctgTGAATATACATTCCGACTCGTCCATATGTGGAATTAATCCATTTAAGTAGTCCCGAAACTTTTTAAGCGCAGCATAGAAGGGCACCTTATCTGCTGCTCGCGGCAACTGTGCGCATCTTGCTGATGATGATGGCATAACCCATACATactaaaatgcaaataaatattgagaCGTACAAATAATATAAGAAGTCTTGTAACCTACGGTATCGGTACCCTCCACGCGCTCTGGCTGGCGACCAAAATTAAAGTCTTTCTTTCcagaaaaaacttcaaatattaatttccCATTAAATACGGCAATTTTAGGACGAAAATGCTGAAGCTTTTCAACTAAAATGCGGCTACCTTCTTTGATTTCCTTTCGGGTGAGGTCGGCAGAGCCCTTAGTGGCACGTTGGACCATATTTGTGAATCCAATACCGTATTTTAATAGTTTGTAATCCTGTTCAGCGCTCATTTGTTCTCTTGTAAGACCGGATAGGTATAAGCATTTCCAAAAATGGTTGCCAGGTCCAGCATAATGATGCCCTTTATATGCAGCAAATAAGCCTGGATTAATTCCAATCTGTAAGTACATGAATTGTCAAGAGTCTAAATAGTAAAACTACACTATGGTTAATGCAGATTTAGATCTAATGGATATGATTATAACACTTAAAGTTAATAACTTAAAGTTATTTAGAGCCATGATCAATTGGAAATTTACACTCACTATGACTATATCAAGATTTTCACATAGATGGTCGGGTAGTGTACGCTTAACGACTTCCTCTTCGGACATTCCATTGAAACGGTCGTGTTTCTTGCGCTCCTTCGACTTAAGCAGACCGGTAGCATGATTTTCACTTGAATTCTTTAGCGTATTGTCAGCGATGCAGCTTTAAGACCATACGAATATGttatttaaaatagaaaaaatgtttaatgttaCTTACACAGATGGCAATTCTCCGTTGGGACCAGGTGCTATACCGCATTCGCTGCTGCCAGTTAGAAATTGTAAagataacggcagtgcattgtCGGTGTTTGGTTGAATTTTCTTTTTGCGACCACGCTTCTTTTGTGGTGGCCTGAGGATCacattgttttccgaaaaaattaattggtttGGCGTGTGGGATTGTTGCGGAAGTTGCAGCTGATGCAAGTTTTGATGTATCACAGTCTGTTCCAACATTTCAGCATCGCTTAATCCATTTCCAGATGTtggtttcatttttaaattataatccATTGATTGGAGTAATTCGTTGTTGGCTGCATgcaactgctgctgctgttgcggttggttttggtgttgttgttgattttgaaTACTGTACATATCATTCACATTATGACTCATTATATTAGTGGGTGCACACATATAAGATTCTACAGTTGCATCCCTATTTTTAACAGTCTTAATATTAAGTTGTGCGTCCTGCGGCATATTAATAATCCTTTTATTTGCGCTGTTACTAGTATTGGAAACTCCTGTAATTGTTCCCGCTATGTCTTCCATATAGGAATATGAATCCGCAGATAAAATTTCCTTCCCGTTTAAACCTGATATTTTGTCGCTTTGATTAACTGTACTTTCCACTCCATGCAGTGTTCCTTGTGTATTATTCCGcggcgattgttgttgttggttattTACATCACTAGCAGTGGTGCTTTGAAGAGGTTGCtgtattttcatttgttgcTCTTCATACTTCCGTTGAGGTATAATATTGATACCAAGCTGCATCTGATGTTGTGGCGTCACCGAATGTGTTGATGAACTGTGGGAATTTGGGGTGAGCACATCGCCGCCGCTCGTCTCATACCCATCATCTTGATTTTCATGCTTAACCTGATTTGGTGAAAGACCACTGTAATAAAACATAAAGTTGACTAAAATTCGGGGTATCGCTTTAACAAtgttacatgtatgtacatcaaTTGTGCACTAATTTTGTGTAGTCGAAaaggtcttttcgtattttgtcaatagatgtcgttagTATCTCGATGCTACCAACAACATTGTGTCATAGCATATAGTGTGGGAAAGGTGAGATTTACACTCTAGTTCGGGAAGTTGggagctgttcaaaaatgagtgaaagtaatgaagaaattcgctatattttgcaGTTTTTGGGGTAACAAAGGGTAGAATGACATGCAAGCCGAAGATAAgtaaaaatttgattagaaatgcgaacaaactttttcgactaccaatatttaACTGATCTGAACCCTTTCATCTATCACATTTATGTATGATAAAGTTTTccgattttctttattttcactgCCATTGTAAAGTATACATTGAGGGCTATTCTGCAAAATTTCGAACTTTTAGCCTATAATTCATTGCTGCTGGTTGTATATGAATGATATAGTTCtccgattttcttcattttcactGTCACTGTTAAGTACACTCGTAACTCTTACTcttggttttttaattaaaaattagtactattTGGATAAATgatcaataaaatatcaaaatgcacctacgtattaaatttcattcgaacatctcaaaaactggcgaacaaaattttataatctcTAAACAACTTCGCCCTAAAGATCGCTAGCTCGAAACCAGTGTTAGACCCATAGTCCCTTgggaaaaattgttcagaatgatccatAAAACTTGGCATACCTCATTGTTAAGACCATATGCGTAATATGATTCCACATCTGAATTTCGTTTTCTGGAGAAATAGTGTCAAATTTAC
The sequence above is a segment of the Bactrocera dorsalis isolate Fly_Bdor chromosome 6, ASM2337382v1, whole genome shotgun sequence genome. Coding sequences within it:
- the LOC105225759 gene encoding uncharacterized protein LOC105225759 isoform X1; its protein translation is MQTIALYRETTTLAPLSTAREIYIIYKYKQNSGKRNLQETLSPFVAKKADNINLIVQHIFIRLKRSKSYNLDISNETSNNVIEKIEDITPDKSTLNKLKTPTKYNIVDDTITLETTLEHEMNPKNITLQLPGTENFSNNLSDSNYSGVLEVDAVSFDANSERILNDNSDNIRKSGINKMDITERERDRKRKRYLTEEDHSRITRNKLQQQHQLQHEEELKEKIQMEAQSRLVCKTDEGDKTTVFSKNLHLSEFVSSNYDSSNIEGSSPYMNDGEAHAKKILRSSITGLKQETVTKVSKRSYASERKRIKQDEDASYRDQSKRALINKYRKRMAQKVVNKADIGSSNCCEDDAHNEHADGCENWLFNSDNSSSREKLEGEDMLGDQLGKQRLDTDTSSVLDYNNFGILNDNNSLKMRETSTNSLTQYTAGMFYNGKECTDSNRFQSNQYGDHNETRTNDATTKIAPCNPRHWEENVPFNPDKQLSKHQELHQPYARQSTIRDLESTDKQQNGNLHEFSEADRRPVAHYSTSIESTQANGPAQRTHSYRYDSINTTRDGNERSATKTSPNVDSDVDLKQYENVTAVSCWHHSNSNGNVTNAENSANNIDNNDKVCRSESPVREKIKNYNKEQTYVSSQLHCIKDHNSQQSVYTQERSGDSNSQQLAEVVPTSTNIKGMSNCKTSLNLNETIHSTQSSRSHNKNMDDVYDEIDRVSTKALTSKDSNYVEQHDEAYIEKAGVNRYALSLGETSKTKSSALTTVSTTATIVNDISDKTTCTISTTSTTTTTTTTSTISTTTTTKGCVTTNVTINNIPNSRVIKSESSEVITTPVATVDAASTVDNCENGKHLAQVPSTNIVNANVLGESTYNLNNSQKLGETLSASGTTYAPPHSNTSDNLDNRNEPWDPRPNEPYQRYNNSIHFCQSTVDGGSEACLSATAELCYKISDDTNEKPLKDQHQQHAVSKQNVIDFNDKEHQMHHSKKQQECEYITRQSIDASVSLIPTNIYNTELQLQQPRQGSQDIQHFMQEELCQQMQHQQRQQLQDHQQQEELNRHHHHHHQQQYPHDPSQVVQQISLHDYNLHSHPQQLHSLHDALRHSHQQIQHFEQQHQLEQRHDEEQQQHLIAYLHHTTEQTRLQEQLQHLEYQQHQQQFSQEQHLHNQHQQQQQQQMQTNFMLITKKQQHPQPHISMDLKRINRPPRTSIDDLIIDEFSEDPHATYKLGLSPNQVKHENQDDGYETSGGDVLTPNSHSSSTHSVTPQHQMQLGINIIPQRKYEEQQMKIQQPLQSTTASDVNNQQQQSPRNNTQGTLHGVESTVNQSDKISGLNGKEILSADSYSYMEDIAGTITGVSNTSNSANKRIINMPQDAQLNIKTVKNRDATVESYMCAPTNIMSHNVNDMYSIQNQQQHQNQPQQQQQLHAANNELLQSMDYNLKMKPTSGNGLSDAEMLEQTVIHQNLHQLQLPQQSHTPNQLIFSENNVILRPPQKKRGRKKKIQPNTDNALPLSLQFLTGSSECGIAPGPNGELPSVCIADNTLKNSSENHATGLLKSKERKKHDRFNGMSEEEVVKRTLPDHLCENLDIVIIGINPGLFAAYKGHHYAGPGNHFWKCLYLSGLTREQMSAEQDYKLLKYGIGFTNMVQRATKGSADLTRKEIKEGSRILVEKLQHFRPKIAVFNGKLIFEVFSGKKDFNFGRQPERVEGTDTYVWVMPSSSARCAQLPRAADKVPFYAALKKFRDYLNGLIPHMDESECIFTEQKIKQVCEQDNEKNSVTITSAVEVLCGAHSGAGILNATDGMGIAYKSMPIQPMNDVETGASSQHPGAGAGEMGNDGNDISGLCVDAANCGGCPNTSDGSGAVMNNGAGISRDSNTVPNESCSIHQEQEKFPRFQGSCTESTYVYTTNENERGHNIAAHTPGPGPPPSLPPGTSVIGSSMQQRNENYMITGSYVQPPPEKKKRGRPKKIKDVDSIDKVARNRMPILGQMSNANILNLSMMGGGVPGQCSNDAFLGSAGVGIVNGNCETPKKKRGRPKKVKPTNEAQQNQNTLIQGEPHAMPIPSLSGMDNSFSKRMHQHVNAIYSNKEMPKQQQQQSTQQMYTSSSPMRSPALNSSYAGITPPTSTQSTSPTHQQHCDKLHENVSNIIESPTNLAATQRDTSGNNSNSYYSSKHIAAINSNGSELHDGSNVSTPHAITSNDLVNEMPVNATIQASITASHETQLGESPPPSSPNICTVDFEPPAGGGALSIEHGTEIRQRRPTEMESRIQQHQQLQQGTPYASPVNESLSEHQANDHYQQWMSPHSAISLSAQYTHHQPEQIQQQEQILNFEQQQQQLHHMQQLQHSVHPHREQSTTPMHAQWLRQHRYDDIVGGNYSVTSAHLHHQQQQRQHHMQLPNQQQQQNSTEHQHSHISHHHSRSPIDVTSKSLTGLESLVDQIPSLSDNNLVPIPPAIENSGVNATVESSLQSLQQQQQHMHQRQPHLIAIDTAVDIHTDTYCTPNSTINAIPAVSDTIDTIAGNNSNGSNTPLPVNGLYSANSPRNYSIPRLNSSAASSPIMMSPHHHQTQQQQVSLHQPYGNSVSTPLISDVLLSSTPMTSSASHTNSPADNSLVEDSANACTPTSGVTINTSTAPTSLYNNVTTTNIHNMSSNNFSVSNLVASSVTPSNSCSSHNNYASLSTTTSAAAASNVYHHTNFIAAAALAAAAVNSPTNHLQTSPSTAAAVAAHHAAHHHVAHQQMYSHAHLPPHMAGVNSMYAPAPTHHHHHLTHHPAHHHHHHSPYGATAQHSTNNDYGNPYCTTVTGAPQNAPIHLPSPNYPYGYGSQVAVAAVAAAQSNYPTAIHSHHTQSPEASAPPPPGAVTAAAAAAAAAAAAAAVYHTHHPGHHPHATHPLSMFDRLKPSDINGYGGF
- the LOC105225759 gene encoding uncharacterized protein LOC105225759 isoform X2, translating into MDITERERDRKRKRYLTEEDHSRITRNKLQQQHQLQHEEELKEKIQMEAQSRLVCKTDEGDKTTVFSKNLHLSEFVSSNYDSSNIEGSSPYMNDGEAHAKKILRSSITGLKQETVTKVSKRSYASERKRIKQDEDASYRDQSKRALINKYRKRMAQKVVNKADIGSSNCCEDDAHNEHADGCENWLFNSDNSSSREKLEGEDMLGDQLGKQRLDTDTSSVLDYNNFGILNDNNSLKMRETSTNSLTQYTAGMFYNGKECTDSNRFQSNQYGDHNETRTNDATTKIAPCNPRHWEENVPFNPDKQLSKHQELHQPYARQSTIRDLESTDKQQNGNLHEFSEADRRPVAHYSTSIESTQANGPAQRTHSYRYDSINTTRDGNERSATKTSPNVDSDVDLKQYENVTAVSCWHHSNSNGNVTNAENSANNIDNNDKVCRSESPVREKIKNYNKEQTYVSSQLHCIKDHNSQQSVYTQERSGDSNSQQLAEVVPTSTNIKGMSNCKTSLNLNETIHSTQSSRSHNKNMDDVYDEIDRVSTKALTSKDSNYVEQHDEAYIEKAGVNRYALSLGETSKTKSSALTTVSTTATIVNDISDKTTCTISTTSTTTTTTTTSTISTTTTTKGCVTTNVTINNIPNSRVIKSESSEVITTPVATVDAASTVDNCENGKHLAQVPSTNIVNANVLGESTYNLNNSQKLGETLSASGTTYAPPHSNTSDNLDNRNEPWDPRPNEPYQRYNNSIHFCQSTVDGGSEACLSATAELCYKISDDTNEKPLKDQHQQHAVSKQNVIDFNDKEHQMHHSKKQQECEYITRQSIDASVSLIPTNIYNTELQLQQPRQGSQDIQHFMQEELCQQMQHQQRQQLQDHQQQEELNRHHHHHHQQQYPHDPSQVVQQISLHDYNLHSHPQQLHSLHDALRHSHQQIQHFEQQHQLEQRHDEEQQQHLIAYLHHTTEQTRLQEQLQHLEYQQHQQQFSQEQHLHNQHQQQQQQQMQTNFMLITKKQQHPQPHISMDLKRINRPPRTSIDDLIIDEFSEDPHATYKLGLSPNQVKHENQDDGYETSGGDVLTPNSHSSSTHSVTPQHQMQLGINIIPQRKYEEQQMKIQQPLQSTTASDVNNQQQQSPRNNTQGTLHGVESTVNQSDKISGLNGKEILSADSYSYMEDIAGTITGVSNTSNSANKRIINMPQDAQLNIKTVKNRDATVESYMCAPTNIMSHNVNDMYSIQNQQQHQNQPQQQQQLHAANNELLQSMDYNLKMKPTSGNGLSDAEMLEQTVIHQNLHQLQLPQQSHTPNQLIFSENNVILRPPQKKRGRKKKIQPNTDNALPLSLQFLTGSSECGIAPGPNGELPSVCIADNTLKNSSENHATGLLKSKERKKHDRFNGMSEEEVVKRTLPDHLCENLDIVIIGINPGLFAAYKGHHYAGPGNHFWKCLYLSGLTREQMSAEQDYKLLKYGIGFTNMVQRATKGSADLTRKEIKEGSRILVEKLQHFRPKIAVFNGKLIFEVFSGKKDFNFGRQPERVEGTDTYVWVMPSSSARCAQLPRAADKVPFYAALKKFRDYLNGLIPHMDESECIFTEQKIKQVCEQDNEKNSVTITSAVEVLCGAHSGAGILNATDGMGIAYKSMPIQPMNDVETGASSQHPGAGAGEMGNDGNDISGLCVDAANCGGCPNTSDGSGAVMNNGAGISRDSNTVPNESCSIHQEQEKFPRFQGSCTESTYVYTTNENERGHNIAAHTPGPGPPPSLPPGTSVIGSSMQQRNENYMITGSYVQPPPEKKKRGRPKKIKDVDSIDKVARNRMPILGQMSNANILNLSMMGGGVPGQCSNDAFLGSAGVGIVNGNCETPKKKRGRPKKVKPTNEAQQNQNTLIQGEPHAMPIPSLSGMDNSFSKRMHQHVNAIYSNKEMPKQQQQQSTQQMYTSSSPMRSPALNSSYAGITPPTSTQSTSPTHQQHCDKLHENVSNIIESPTNLAATQRDTSGNNSNSYYSSKHIAAINSNGSELHDGSNVSTPHAITSNDLVNEMPVNATIQASITASHETQLGESPPPSSPNICTVDFEPPAGGGALSIEHGTEIRQRRPTEMESRIQQHQQLQQGTPYASPVNESLSEHQANDHYQQWMSPHSAISLSAQYTHHQPEQIQQQEQILNFEQQQQQLHHMQQLQHSVHPHREQSTTPMHAQWLRQHRYDDIVGGNYSVTSAHLHHQQQQRQHHMQLPNQQQQQNSTEHQHSHISHHHSRSPIDVTSKSLTGLESLVDQIPSLSDNNLVPIPPAIENSGVNATVESSLQSLQQQQQHMHQRQPHLIAIDTAVDIHTDTYCTPNSTINAIPAVSDTIDTIAGNNSNGSNTPLPVNGLYSANSPRNYSIPRLNSSAASSPIMMSPHHHQTQQQQVSLHQPYGNSVSTPLISDVLLSSTPMTSSASHTNSPADNSLVEDSANACTPTSGVTINTSTAPTSLYNNVTTTNIHNMSSNNFSVSNLVASSVTPSNSCSSHNNYASLSTTTSAAAASNVYHHTNFIAAAALAAAAVNSPTNHLQTSPSTAAAVAAHHAAHHHVAHQQMYSHAHLPPHMAGVNSMYAPAPTHHHHHLTHHPAHHHHHHSPYGATAQHSTNNDYGNPYCTTVTGAPQNAPIHLPSPNYPYGYGSQVAVAAVAAAQSNYPTAIHSHHTQSPEASAPPPPGAVTAAAAAAAAAAAAAAVYHTHHPGHHPHATHPLSMFDRLKPSDINGYGGF